The candidate division WOR-3 bacterium genome includes a window with the following:
- a CDS encoding sugar phosphate nucleotidyltransferase, translating into MSLCVVIPAAGEGQRLRPHTLARPKVMLEVAGKPIIGHILDRVSELNPDKVCVIIPPRDRTIKNYLTGNYPLPLEFVVQNEPKGLGHAVLCAQEAVADLPVLILLGDTIADCDLKQFLKNKSIIAVKEVSDPRRFGVVLLENGVIKRVIEKPKEPVSNLAIVGVYYFQESKVLYRALNRLVLENRIVNNEYQFTDALQILADGGIEIRTMAIDVWLDCGTPEAILETNRVLLRMTEDRGLNTGASVPSLQRSVLIPPVHIADDAVIERSVVGPFVSVSSGARIFESVIRDALIYQGAQVECSFLEHSIVGENAQVKGRAGQVNVGPGMKAHGD; encoded by the coding sequence ATGAGTCTCTGTGTGGTGATTCCGGCTGCGGGGGAAGGGCAGAGGTTAAGACCCCATACGCTTGCCCGTCCCAAGGTGATGCTGGAGGTGGCGGGCAAGCCAATTATCGGGCATATCCTTGACCGAGTTAGTGAACTCAACCCCGATAAGGTATGTGTTATTATCCCTCCCCGGGACAGAACGATCAAAAACTATCTCACAGGGAATTACCCGCTTCCGCTTGAGTTTGTTGTTCAAAATGAACCTAAGGGTTTGGGGCATGCCGTGCTTTGCGCCCAGGAGGCGGTGGCGGATTTACCGGTGTTGATTCTCTTAGGTGATACGATAGCTGACTGCGACCTCAAGCAGTTTCTCAAAAACAAAAGTATTATCGCTGTTAAAGAAGTTTCCGACCCGCGGCGTTTCGGGGTTGTTTTACTCGAAAACGGTGTAATAAAGAGGGTGATTGAAAAGCCCAAGGAGCCGGTTAGCAACCTGGCAATTGTCGGGGTTTACTACTTTCAAGAGTCAAAAGTACTTTATCGGGCTTTGAACAGGCTCGTGTTGGAGAACCGGATAGTTAATAATGAGTATCAGTTTACCGACGCCCTGCAGATACTTGCGGATGGGGGAATTGAGATCAGGACGATGGCGATTGATGTCTGGCTTGACTGCGGGACCCCTGAGGCAATCTTGGAGACCAACCGTGTTCTCCTCAGAATGACCGAAGACCGAGGACTTAATACCGGGGCTTCGGTCCCCAGTCTCCAGCGCTCGGTCCTTATCCCGCCTGTTCATATTGCCGATGATGCGGTAATTGAGCGTTCGGTTGTCGGTCCGTTTGTCTCGGTCTCTTCAGGTGCCCGCATTTTTGAATCGGTAATAAGGGATGCGCTCATCTATCAGGGTGCGCAGGTTGAATGTTCGTTTTTGGAGCACTCCATTGTCGGGGAAAATGCCCAGGTTAAAGGCAGAGCTGGACAGGTCAATGTTGGCCCCGGGATGAAGGCGCACGGAGATTAA
- the ffh gene encoding signal recognition particle protein, protein MFETLTQRLTELQRKLLGRGRLGPQEISRALGEIRTILLEADVNYKVVGQFVRSLETRLKQENITASLKPGELINYTVYQELVNLLGGTSPNLKLTSSPAIISLVGLQGTGKTTLAGKLAVRFRNRKPLLVACDPKRPAANSQLQAIAARAGCDFYPVGADVVATCLGAREDARRKGNNLLILDTAGRLHIDEEMMQELLAIEKHLNPDVTLLVLDGMVGQDAVNQALEFNQRLKLTGTCFTKLDSDTRGGAVLSVRQVTGLPIFFISTGEKMEDLEEFHPDRIASRILGMGDIKTLAEKVQSTTRAEEQQQLAEKLMKGKFDLEDFLNQLRTVKKMGPLSRLLALVPGAKDIEVDEREFVKIEAIIQSMTPEERRNPDIINGSRRRRIALGSGTTVTDVNRLLKEFEQARTIARHLSTSGKTPRLRRH, encoded by the coding sequence ATGTTTGAAACCCTGACGCAGCGCCTGACCGAGCTCCAACGCAAACTCCTTGGTCGGGGTCGGCTCGGACCCCAGGAAATCTCCAGGGCTTTGGGTGAGATTCGGACGATTCTCCTGGAAGCCGATGTCAACTATAAGGTTGTCGGTCAGTTTGTCAGGAGCCTGGAGACACGCCTGAAACAGGAGAACATTACCGCCAGTCTGAAACCGGGTGAACTGATCAACTACACCGTTTATCAGGAACTAGTAAACCTCCTTGGCGGCACGAGCCCGAATCTAAAGCTCACCTCATCTCCGGCAATAATCAGCCTGGTTGGTCTTCAGGGAACCGGCAAAACCACCCTTGCGGGCAAACTTGCCGTTCGCTTCCGCAACCGCAAACCCCTCCTTGTTGCCTGCGACCCCAAGAGACCTGCCGCTAATAGCCAGTTACAGGCGATTGCCGCCCGTGCCGGCTGCGACTTCTATCCGGTTGGCGCTGATGTTGTCGCCACCTGTCTTGGTGCCAGAGAGGATGCCCGTCGCAAAGGGAACAACCTCTTAATCCTTGACACCGCGGGCAGACTGCACATTGATGAGGAGATGATGCAGGAACTTCTGGCAATAGAAAAACACCTGAACCCTGATGTTACCCTCCTTGTCCTTGACGGCATGGTTGGACAGGATGCGGTTAATCAGGCGCTTGAATTCAACCAGCGTCTCAAATTGACCGGCACCTGCTTCACCAAACTGGACAGTGATACCCGCGGCGGGGCGGTGCTTTCAGTCAGACAGGTTACCGGTCTGCCGATATTCTTCATCTCCACCGGTGAAAAAATGGAAGACCTCGAGGAGTTTCATCCCGACCGCATCGCCTCGAGAATCTTGGGAATGGGCGACATCAAGACCCTTGCCGAAAAGGTTCAATCGACCACCAGGGCAGAAGAGCAGCAACAACTTGCCGAAAAACTCATGAAGGGCAAATTTGACCTTGAGGATTTCCTCAACCAGTTGCGCACAGTAAAAAAGATGGGTCCATTATCACGGCTGCTTGCGCTTGTCCCCGGTGCCAAGGATATTGAAGTTGACGAAAGGGAGTTTGTGAAAATTGAGGCGATAATCCAGTCAATGACCCCTGAGGAACGGCGTAACCCGGACATCATCAACGGCTCCAGGCGCCGGCGCATCGCTTTAGGCTCAGGCACAACCGTAACCGATGTCAACCGCCTCCTCAAGGAGTTTGAACAGGCGCGCACAATCGCCCGCCACCTGTCAACCAGTGGCAAAACTCCTCGTCTCCGCCGCCACTGA
- the rpe gene encoding ribulose-phosphate 3-epimerase, whose translation MMVRISASILDCDFLHLAQELQAVVNAGIDALHLDIMDGHFVPNLSFGVPIARAVRKEVRLPIYAHLMVEGPEPFIDKFLPYADYIIFHIEATERPEECIKAIALGGCQPGISLNPNTPIEKIEGYLSQIDDVLVMSVYPGFGGQDFIPSSLERIARIKQIREQNNLNYTISVDGGVSPANAERIIQAGADILVAGSAIFKSKNYSQTVQELRCLKP comes from the coding sequence ATGATGGTCCGCATCTCCGCATCAATCCTTGACTGCGACTTTCTCCACCTTGCCCAAGAACTTCAGGCGGTTGTGAATGCCGGTATTGATGCCCTTCACCTTGACATTATGGATGGACATTTTGTTCCCAATCTCAGTTTCGGGGTGCCGATCGCCCGGGCGGTGAGAAAAGAGGTCAGGCTGCCGATTTATGCCCATCTGATGGTAGAGGGGCCTGAACCTTTTATTGACAAATTTCTGCCCTACGCCGATTATATCATCTTCCACATCGAAGCCACTGAAAGACCCGAGGAGTGCATTAAAGCCATTGCCCTTGGTGGTTGCCAACCGGGAATCTCCTTGAACCCAAACACCCCGATTGAAAAAATCGAGGGGTATCTTTCTCAGATTGATGATGTCTTGGTAATGAGCGTCTACCCCGGCTTTGGCGGTCAGGATTTCATTCCGAGTTCCCTTGAGCGTATCGCCCGAATAAAACAAATCCGTGAGCAGAACAATTTAAATTATACCATCTCGGTTGATGGTGGCGTTTCACCTGCCAATGCCGAAAGAATAATTCAGGCTGGTGCCGATATCCTGGTTGCCGGCAGCGCCATCTTCAAGAGCAAAAATTACTCTCAAACCGTCCAAGAGTTAAGATGTTTGAAACCCTGA
- a CDS encoding PASTA domain-containing protein, whose translation MKKNRKSLKALLGFLIIIIITLGIFLLINLIMPILVKKGRETTVPNLVGMNKEEAIIALERVGLRLGELRSVPHPEIPANRVVAQNPRAGRKVKLGRKVDLDISTGTGKVRIPNLEGLPLASAITTLERLGLNIVRVDSIRSPMVPVGRVVGTLPPSGSEVGQGAEVIVSVSTKAGTFPMPNLVGLNIETARGIIIAHGLRPGQFKSALSGEPVGTVLFQYPEEGMTVAPGDTVSLIIASPDTTRPR comes from the coding sequence ATGAAGAAAAACAGAAAGTCTTTAAAGGCTCTACTTGGGTTCTTGATAATCATCATCATAACCCTGGGCATATTTCTGCTTATTAACCTAATAATGCCGATTCTTGTGAAGAAGGGGCGCGAAACTACTGTCCCCAACCTCGTGGGAATGAACAAGGAAGAGGCAATTATCGCTCTGGAGCGTGTCGGCTTACGCTTAGGTGAACTCCGCTCGGTTCCCCATCCGGAAATACCTGCCAATCGGGTTGTTGCCCAAAACCCGCGGGCGGGACGAAAAGTTAAACTTGGACGAAAGGTGGATTTGGACATCTCCACCGGCACCGGCAAGGTGCGCATCCCCAATCTCGAGGGACTCCCCTTAGCCAGCGCCATCACCACCCTTGAACGGTTGGGCTTAAACATTGTCCGCGTAGACTCTATTCGCAGTCCGATGGTTCCAGTAGGACGGGTTGTCGGCACCTTACCTCCATCTGGGTCAGAGGTTGGTCAAGGTGCCGAAGTGATTGTATCAGTCTCCACCAAGGCGGGGACTTTTCCAATGCCCAACCTTGTCGGTCTCAACATTGAAACCGCACGGGGGATAATAATCGCGCACGGACTCCGTCCAGGTCAATTCAAGTCCGCACTCAGCGGCGAGCCGGTAGGAACTGTCCTGTTTCAATACCCTGAAGAGGGAATGACCGTGGCACCTGGTGATACTGTCAGTTTAATCATTGCCAGCCCTGACACAACCCGACCGAGATGA
- a CDS encoding bifunctional phosphoglucose/phosphomannose isomerase: protein MNSSGYNKMLNLIFSLPEQFELGLKIGFECELIKPKVIENVVIAGMGGSAIGGDIVRTLSLQTGSLPVIVWRDYRLPQAVSPRTLFFAVSYSGNTEETLAAYREAKRCKSQVIAISSGGRLAQMAKHDGLPLLSVPTGMPPRAAIGLLTIPILVVLSRFGLYPDCKKGIRDTARLLGRRLHNWHKRAQRISRLLDGNLPIVYSTSRLLDVAAYRWQCQLNENAKVMCHIGQLPEQNHNEIMALSSPRFLARKGVLIGLFDRTTHPRTIFRFRATLNLCKDAFSRFIFVNSEGRSALARLFSVMIIGDLVSVALAKRRGVDPMAIPKIDELKSMLASYRGKR from the coding sequence GTGAATAGCTCAGGTTATAACAAAATGCTAAACTTGATTTTCAGCCTGCCAGAGCAGTTTGAACTCGGCTTGAAGATCGGTTTTGAGTGTGAGTTAATTAAACCAAAGGTGATTGAAAATGTTGTGATTGCCGGTATGGGTGGTTCGGCAATCGGCGGTGATATAGTGCGTACGCTTTCTTTGCAAACGGGTTCTTTGCCGGTGATTGTCTGGCGGGATTACAGATTGCCTCAGGCGGTTTCTCCTCGTACCCTTTTCTTTGCCGTGAGTTACTCCGGTAATACCGAGGAGACATTAGCCGCTTACAGGGAAGCAAAGAGATGCAAATCTCAGGTCATCGCCATCTCCAGTGGGGGGAGATTGGCGCAAATGGCAAAACATGATGGTCTTCCATTGCTATCTGTGCCTACAGGGATGCCACCCCGTGCCGCTATCGGTTTGCTGACAATTCCGATCTTGGTGGTTCTAAGCAGGTTTGGTTTATATCCAGATTGTAAAAAGGGAATCAGGGACACCGCTCGACTTTTAGGCAGACGGTTGCACAATTGGCACAAAAGAGCGCAACGGATCAGCAGGCTTCTTGATGGCAACCTCCCAATTGTCTATTCAACCTCAAGGCTCCTTGATGTGGCCGCTTATCGGTGGCAATGTCAGCTGAATGAGAATGCCAAGGTGATGTGTCATATCGGGCAGTTACCAGAACAGAACCACAACGAAATAATGGCCCTCTCCTCGCCAAGGTTTCTTGCCCGGAAGGGTGTTTTGATAGGGCTCTTTGACCGCACCACTCATCCACGAACTATTTTTCGTTTCCGCGCAACCCTGAACCTGTGTAAGGATGCCTTTTCGCGGTTCATTTTTGTTAATAGTGAAGGTAGGTCAGCATTAGCCCGTCTGTTTTCGGTGATGATAATAGGGGATTTAGTAAGTGTAGCGCTGGCAAAGAGAAGGGGGGTTGACCCGATGGCAATACCGAAGATTGACGAACTCAAATCAATGCTGGCAAGCTACAGGGGGAAGAGATGA
- the tgt gene encoding tRNA guanosine(34) transglycosylase Tgt, translating into MSNFEIVKTSDRARLGKLRLPYGEVDTPAFMPVGTQATVKTMSPKELDETGTQILVCNTYHLYLRPGHKVIQELGGVQRFMGWNRPVLTDSGGYQVYSLASLSRIGDDGIEFQSHIDGSRHFLTPELVIEIQEALGSDIAMCLDQCPPFPVSREQAQVAVRRTSLWAERCKRAARKETNLFGIIQGATYSDLRQKSCEEIMALDFAGYAIGGLCLGEPSGLTYELTSLVCALLPADRVRYLMGAGYPEDIIQAVMCGVDLFDCVLPTRNGRTGTAFVSSGRVLIRNACYAQDPLPLDPNCNCYTCQNFSRAYLRHLFLSGEALGPRLLTYHNIFFFQNLMRSIRAAIAAGNLAEWGADFLSRYQGDLMDKQSVMANTRQE; encoded by the coding sequence GTGTCTAATTTTGAGATTGTTAAGACCAGCGATCGGGCAAGGTTGGGAAAATTGCGCCTGCCTTATGGCGAGGTTGATACACCGGCATTTATGCCGGTAGGGACCCAGGCAACTGTAAAGACAATGAGTCCAAAGGAACTTGACGAAACCGGTACCCAGATACTGGTGTGCAACACCTACCATCTCTATCTCCGTCCTGGACACAAGGTCATTCAAGAGCTGGGCGGGGTGCAGCGGTTTATGGGGTGGAACAGACCGGTTCTTACCGATTCTGGAGGGTATCAGGTTTATTCGCTTGCCTCACTTTCCCGGATTGGCGATGATGGTATCGAGTTTCAGTCTCACATCGATGGCAGCCGGCATTTTTTAACCCCGGAACTGGTTATTGAGATTCAGGAGGCTTTGGGTTCTGATATTGCGATGTGCCTTGATCAATGCCCACCATTTCCGGTGAGCCGTGAACAGGCTCAGGTTGCGGTAAGAAGGACATCATTGTGGGCGGAACGCTGCAAGCGGGCAGCAAGGAAAGAGACCAACCTCTTTGGTATCATTCAGGGTGCCACCTATTCTGACCTGCGCCAGAAAAGTTGCGAAGAGATTATGGCGCTTGACTTTGCCGGTTATGCGATTGGCGGTCTGTGTCTCGGCGAACCTTCAGGTCTAACCTATGAGCTTACCTCTCTCGTCTGTGCGCTTCTGCCCGCTGACAGGGTGCGGTATCTCATGGGTGCTGGCTATCCTGAGGACATCATCCAGGCGGTGATGTGCGGGGTTGACCTTTTTGACTGTGTCCTGCCCACCCGCAACGGCAGGACCGGGACCGCCTTTGTCAGTTCGGGCAGGGTTTTGATACGTAATGCGTGTTATGCCCAGGACCCTTTACCCCTTGACCCGAACTGCAACTGCTACACCTGCCAAAACTTTTCCCGTGCCTATCTGCGCCATCTCTTTCTTAGTGGCGAGGCATTAGGACCCAGGCTTTTGACCTATCATAACATATTTTTCTTTCAGAACTTAATGCGCTCAATCCGCGCGGCGATTGCCGCGGGCAACCTTGCGGAATGGGGCGCAGATTTTCTCTCCCGTTATCAGGGGGATTTAATGGACAAACAATCAGTAATGGCAAATACCAGACAGGAGTAA
- a CDS encoding ABC transporter substrate-binding protein, which yields MRYLRMVFLMCLVLGLGVLSCGPGNIIKVGVVAPLTGDVKTFGESTVNGIMLAVEEANRAGGVNGKQIKLFISDDKNDPTEAANAGGKLIELDGVVAIIGSVSTKCSLPLADKCQVARIPMITPTSTNPKVTVTDEGKHKEYIFRACFTDSFQGVVAAWFAVESLKAKTAAIMFDVGNDYSRGLADYFKRFFEERGGKVVAYESYQKDDVDFSALLTKVKQQKPDLLFLPDYYNKVGLIVKQAYQLGLVTKFLGGDGWDSPAMLEIAGKEVAGSYFVNHYSADDPRPEVQNWVSKYQARYGQKPDAFATLGYDAGLLLIAALKNAPNAKPDEIRDALSKIKDYPCVSGTISFDEFGNPIKRATIIQYTETEQRFVTSFAP from the coding sequence ATGCGTTACCTCAGAATGGTGTTTTTAATGTGCCTTGTGCTCGGACTGGGCGTTTTGTCCTGCGGTCCGGGCAATATTATCAAGGTGGGCGTGGTTGCGCCCCTGACCGGTGATGTCAAGACATTCGGTGAATCAACCGTCAACGGCATCATGCTGGCGGTTGAGGAGGCGAACCGCGCCGGCGGTGTGAATGGTAAACAGATAAAACTCTTCATCTCCGACGACAAGAACGACCCAACCGAGGCGGCAAATGCCGGGGGTAAACTGATTGAACTGGATGGGGTGGTGGCAATCATCGGTTCGGTCTCAACCAAGTGCTCCCTGCCCCTTGCCGACAAGTGCCAGGTGGCGAGGATTCCGATGATAACACCGACATCAACCAACCCGAAGGTGACCGTTACTGATGAGGGCAAACACAAGGAGTATATCTTCCGCGCCTGCTTTACCGATTCTTTTCAGGGTGTTGTTGCTGCCTGGTTTGCGGTTGAGAGCCTCAAGGCGAAGACCGCAGCCATTATGTTCGATGTGGGGAATGACTATTCCCGGGGGCTGGCGGATTACTTCAAGCGCTTCTTTGAAGAACGGGGCGGCAAGGTGGTGGCATATGAGTCCTATCAGAAGGATGATGTTGACTTCTCCGCCCTCTTGACCAAGGTGAAGCAGCAGAAGCCAGACCTCCTCTTTCTGCCCGACTACTACAACAAGGTCGGGCTGATAGTCAAGCAGGCTTATCAACTCGGGCTGGTGACAAAGTTTTTAGGTGGGGATGGCTGGGACTCACCGGCGATGCTGGAGATTGCGGGCAAGGAGGTGGCGGGCAGTTACTTTGTGAATCATTACTCCGCTGATGACCCCAGACCCGAGGTGCAGAACTGGGTGAGTAAGTATCAGGCAAGATACGGACAGAAGCCTGATGCCTTTGCGACACTTGGCTACGATGCTGGGCTGCTCTTGATTGCCGCGCTCAAGAATGCGCCCAATGCCAAACCAGATGAGATTCGGGATGCGCTAAGCAAAATAAAGGACTATCCCTGCGTTTCCGGCACAATTTCCTTTGATGAGTTCGGCAACCCGATAAAACGGGCGACGATTATCCAGTATACCGAAACCGAACAGCGTTTTGTGACCTCCTTTGCACCGTAG